TCTGGGTATTTTTTAAACAATAGTAACTATGAATATAGAAATTCCTTTCTTAGATATAAAGTCTTTAACGATGCTGGCAGTTATACTGGCGATGGTATTATGGAAGACATTATTTTTTATCCCAATGAGATAATTGAGATTGGTAACACAAAAATGGAAAACTTGCCTGCGGCAGAAGGACTACATTTTGGTTATGAAGTAAGCGTTTTAGACACAATCGCAAATAAGTATCATACTTACAGCAAATATTATGACTATAGTGGTGATAAAACTAACTATAAAGTAAAAATTGCTATAAAAATTGAACATGATACAACTTTTACCGATTCGACTGTAATAGAATAATATTTAATACGAGACAAAATAATAATTAAATTTGTGCCACAATATTTAAAATGTCGGTTAATTCCATCTTAACCTGGCTCAAAAAAATAACCACAGTCCGGGATGAAGACGCTGATTCTGTCGAGCGCTACACTCCGGGCGAGGAGATCACCAACGCCATCCTGCACGGGGTGGGGCTGGGGCTGGCTTTGGCGGCCCTGGCGGTGCTGGTGGTGATGGCCAGCCTGTCCGGGAACGCCTGGCACATAGTCAGCTTCAGCATCTACGGCGCCACCCTGGTGATGCTGTATTTGTCTTCGACGCTGTATCACAGCTTTTATGCCGGCAAGGCCAAGCGGCTGTTCCGGGTCTTCGACCACTCGTCCATCTTTCTGCTGATAGCCGGGACCTACACGCCCATCACCCTGATCGCCCTGCGGGGCCGGCTGGGCTGGACGGTGTTCGGCGTGGTGTGGGGCATCGCTATTTTGGGCATAGTGGGCAAGGCCTTCTGGACCCACAAATTCGTGTTCATGTCCACCCTGTTGTACATTGCCATGGGCTGGCTCGTGGTGGTGGTGATAAAACCGGTGCTGGAGAACCTGAACACGGTCAGCCTGGTGTTCTTGGGGGTGGGAGGTCTGTTTTACACGCTGGGGACGGTGTTTTACCTGTGGCGCAAACTGAAATACCACCACGCCATTTGGCACCTGTTCGTGCTGGCCGGGAGCATCTGTCATTTTTTCACGGTGTTGTTCATGTTGCCGAGGTGACAGCAGCAATAATATTAAAAATGAAAGTGTCAAATAATGAATGATAAATCATATTTGGACAAAAAATATTTTATTGACAACAATGTATTTAATTGTCCATTCTGTAATCGACGCAATGTAAATTATTATATTGAAGCTCATGTACAATTTGATTGGTCAAACGACAAGGTTTGTCACATCTATACAGCAAAATGTAGTTCATGTAATAATACCTCAATGCATTTAACCTATAGCTCTATTGATTTGATTAGAGTTACCAACACGAAAGGTTATTTTTCACATAGATTTAGTGTTGATGAAGACCTTGATAGTTTATTCTTCTATTCTATACCCACATCATTTTTTGTTATGGACGATAAAATACCCTCTATTATACGGGAGTTAATATCTGAGGCAGAGGGTTGTTTAAAAATGAATTATCTAACTGGTGCATCAGCTTGTATGCGGAAAGCAATTTATGAGTTGTTAATAATAGAAAAAGTTGATGGCCAAGATTATGAAAATAAAATTAAACAATTAAAAAAGAAGTATGCTGATTCCGATCCTGCATTATTTGATATATTGGCTCATATACAAGATATGACCAGTGATAAAATACATGAGCAATCTTGGGATTTGTGGAATTCCCAATACTTAAATTTGATTATTGAAACTTTAAAAACAGTTCTGCATGATGTTTATGTTTTGCCTAAAATTAAAAAAGAAAGATCTTCTTCTATCCAAAAACTATTGGAAAAAGTAAATGCAAGTAAAAAAGGTTCTAAACCTGAAGTTTGATTGATAAACAATCGAATAAGTCGGAATATTTCATTAGAACAATTATTAGGTCTTAACCTATGCAAACATCCAACCAAATACGCCAATCATTCCTGGATTTCTTCAAATCCAAAGGCCACACCATCGTGCCCTCGGCCTCGGTCGTTCCAACCGATGATCCGACCCTGCTGTTCACCAACGCGGGGATGAACCAGTTCAAGAAGATCTTCCTGGGCGCCGAGACCCGCGATTACAAACGAGCCGCCGACAGCCAGAAGGTCTTGCGGGTCTCGGGCAAGCACAACGATCTTGAGGAAGTAGGCAAGGACCACACCCACCACACCTTCTTTGAGATGCTGGGCAACTGGTCCTTTGGCGACTATTTCAAGAAGGAGTCAATCGGCTGGGCCTGGGAACTGCTGACCGGGGTCTGGAAACTGCCCCAGGAAAAACTTTACGCCACGGTCTATGTCAACGACCAGGAGGCCGAGGGTTTTTGGAAGACCCAGACCGGCATCGACCATTCGCACATCAGCCGCCACGGCGAGAAGGACAACTTCTGGGAGATGGGCGAGACCGGCCCCTGCGGGCCCTGCTCCGAGATCCACATGGACATGGGAGAAGGCACCTGTCCCAAGGACGGCAAGGACGGGCATGTCTGCGGGGTCAACGTCGACGGCTGCGGGCGGTTCGTGGAGATCTGGAACCTGGTGTTCATCCAGTACGACCGGGGCCCGGACGGCACGCTGAAGGACCTGCCCAGCAGGCATGTGGACACCGGAATGGGCTTTGAACGTCTGGTTAGGGTGCTGCAGGAGAAGGATTCCAACTATTCCACCGACCTGCTGTACCCCATCATCAAGCAAACCGGGGAGATCTCCGGCAAGCAGTACAATCCCGGACCCGAAGGCATGTCCTTCCGGGTGGTCGCCGACCATATCCGGGCGCTGGTGTTCACCATCGGGGACGGGGTGCTGCCCTCCAACGAAGGCCGGGGCTATGTGATCCGGCGCATTCTGCGCCGGGCTGCCCGGCACGGGCGCCTGCTGGGACTAAAGCAGCCGTTCCTCTACCGGCTGGCCTCCACCGTCATCGACATCATGGGCGAAGCCTATCCCGACATCAAACAGCGCCACGAGCATATCGCCATGGTGATCAAGACCGAGGAGGAGCGGTTCGGCGAGACGCTGGACCTGGGGCTTTCGCTGTTCGACCAGATCGCATCTAAACTGAAAACTGCCAAGGACAAGGTGATCTCCGGCCCCGACGCCTTCAAACTCTATGATACCTTCGGCTTTCCGCTGGACCTGACCCAGGTGATGGCCGAAGAACAGGGATTGACCGTTGATTCCGAGGGTTTCCAGCAGGCCATGACCGGACAGCGGGAGAGGGCCCGGGCGGCCCGGGGCGAGGTTACTTTTACCGCCGCCAAGGAAGTGGATTATCCGGCCTGCATCTTTGTGGGCTATAACAGCCTGGTGCAGAAGACGAAGGTCAACGGGATATACATCAAGGAACTGCCAATCGATAAGGCCGAGAAGGGCCAGACCGTGGACCTCACCCTGGAGAACACCCCGTTCTACGGCGAGGGCGGCGGCCAGGCCGGCGATATAGGCTTTCTGGAGAATGCCAACTGCCGGATCAAGGTGCTGAACTCGGTGAAAGCCTTCAACGGGTCCACGGTGCACCATGCCGAGATGGTCTCCGGCTCCATAAAACTCAAGGACGAGATCACCGCCTCGGTGGACCAGCCGGCCCGCTTAAGCACCGCCCGGCACCACACCGCCACCCATCTTCTGCAGGCGGCCTTGCAGCAGATCGTGGGCAAGCACGTCCAGCAGCAGGGCTCCATGGTCAGCCCGGAGCGACTGCGCTTCGACTTTACCCATTTCGCCGGACTGGAACAGATGCAGCTGGACGAGGTGGAGCATATGGTCAACCGCAAGATCATGGACAACCTGCCGGTGGCCGACGAGCACATGAAACTGGCCGAGGCCCAGAAGACAGGGGCCATGGCCTTGTTCGGGGAAAAGTACGGGGAGGAGGTCCGGGTGATCTCCTGCGGCGACTTCTCCAAGGAACTGTGCGGCGGCACCCATGTCAAGCACAGCGGCGAGCTGGGGCTGTTCAAGATCGTCAAGGAAGAAGCCATCGCCTCCGGGGTGCGCAGGATAGAGGCCGTGGCAGGCGAGGCCGCCTACCGTCTGGTCAAGCAGGACGAACTGCTGGTGGCGGAGATACAGGATAGGCTGAAAGCCAACCGCGATGACATAGTCAAGAAGCTGAACGCCCAGATGGAAGAACTGAAGGCGCTGGAGAAATCGAGGAAGGATGCGGCCAGACTGCAGCAGGGGAGCCTTATCGAGGGGCTGGTTAAAGAAGTCAAAAAGGTTGAAGAGGTTCAAGTGTTGGTCAAGTTGCTGGATGGCTTTTCCCAGGACGACATGCGGGAGATGGCAGACAAACTGCGGATCAAACTGCCGGGCGCTGTCATCATCCTGGCCAGCGTGGACGAGGGCAAGTTCGGGTTCACCATCGCGGTGGGCGATGAGCTGGTAAAAACCAAGAAGTTCCTGGCCGGGGACATTGCCAAGAAGATCGCCGCGGCCACCGGCGGCAAGGGCGGAGGACGGCCCCAGCTGGCCCAGGTGGGCGGCAAGGACGAGGGGAAGCTGAAGGAGCAGATGGGGCAGATGGAGACTACAATATTCTCATAGGCATCATTAGCCCAGCCCTTAAGGGCTGGGCTAATAAAAGAAACGATAAACCATGATCACAATCAAACAACAACTCTGCGGCCAGTGCGGGCTATGCCCGGGCGTATGCCCGGTGCAGGCCATAACGCTCCATGGCTGGGGCCTGGAGGTTGACGATAAAAAATGCACCGGCTGCGGGCAGTGCGTTACAGTGTGCCCCACCGGGGCTTTAACCAAAAAGACCTAACCCTCCTCCTTCGCTTCGCTGCGGCGGACAGGCCGCCCCAATTCAAAGTGGCGAAGGGGAGATAGAGAGGTACGGTCAAAGGATTGAAAATGATCTACCAGCAACTGCTGAAAACCGCCAAGCAAAAGGGCTCCAATTTCCTGGTCCTTCTGGACCCGGACAAATGCAGGAAGCAGGACGCGACCAAGATCGGCCAGGCCTTGAACGATGCCGGGGCCGACGGCATCCTGTTCGGCACCAGCCTGCTGATGTCCAACCAGATCGACGACACCATCAAGGCCCTGAAGCAGAACTTCAAACAGCCGGTGATCATATTTCCCGGCAGCGCCTACCAGGTCTCGCAACACGCCGACGCCATCCTGTACCTGTCGCTGGTCTCGGGCCGCAATGCGGAATTGCTGATAGGCGAGCAGGTCAAGGCCGCACCCATGCTTAAAGCTTCCGGCCTGGAGGTGATTCCCACCGGTTACATGCTGATAGAGTCCGGCAAGCTGACCTCGGCCAACTACATGAGCCACACCATGCCCATCCCCCGGGACAAGTCCGACATCGCCATGGCCCACGCCCTGGCCGCCCGGATGCTGGGGATGAAGCTGATCTACATGGACGCCGGGAGCGGGGCCCAGAACAGCGTCCCCGAGGAGATGATCGCCGGGGTGGCCAAGTACGCCGAGCTTCCCGTCGTGGTGGGCGGGGGGATCAGAACCCCGGAAGAAGCAGGATCCAAGGCCCGGGCCGGGGCCACCGCGGTGGTGGTGGGAAACATCCTGGAGAAGAAGGGGAATCTTAAAACAGCGTTAGCTTTCGCGAAGGCTATCCATTTCAGAATAAAAGAGTAAAAGTGACTGCTATAGAAATTGGGAAATTATTTATTACTCCTTTAATTTCTATTGTGAAATGGATGAGGAGTATAACCGCTGAATCTACTATTATTAGTGATTCTTTGAGTAATGTTGAAGACCATGAGATAAGAGAGCAATTAAGAAAATTTATGCAAAAAAGTAGCTTATTGGACTTATGTACAAATAATTCAAAACGCTCATCTATGATTGATGAATTTAAAGCCGTTTTAACGAACCATACTGATACAGCAATTACAAATGCAGTTGATAGCTTTTATGAAAATATGATTGATGGTATTAGTAAATATGATGATCTTTCCCGAAAATATCAGAATCGTGTAGCATGGCAAAATGAACGAACAAAGAACAAACCGGGTCTATATGTAAATATTATACAAATTGACGAAACAATCATTGAGCTTGAAGATGCTTATAAGGCAATCATAGATACTGCAAATAAATTTGAAAGCAGTAAAGATTTTAAACAATACATAGAATATATTGAACGAAGTTATTTAAATATTAGAGGTGTTGAAAAACAGAAGCACTATCCCATTATATTAAATAATATAGCAAAAGCGTATATGGAGTTAGATGAAATAGAGAAGCCTTTATTTTATCTAATAAAAGCAAATAAGATTGACCAATCGAATAAACAAATACGGGCAAACCTAGCTATTGCTTATGCTAATAACGAAAATTATGATGAAGCAAATAAATTGCTGAATGATTTGGAAGGTGAACAGCAACCCCATATCCAAGTACAGATATTAAACATTAAATCATTAACATGTCTTTATGAAAGCGAATTTGACAAAGCGCTTATTCTTAATGAGTCTGCCCTAAAGTTTGAACCAGAGAATATTTATCTCAATGCGAACAGAGGGTTAATACTGTGCTATCACGGCAAATTCGAAATGGGCATAAGACTATTAGATGACACCTCCAAGAAAAGCCCTAATGACATCATTGTAAACAGGACTTTAGCCTTTTGTCTAATGCAACACCATTTGTTTTTGACCAGTGAAAAAAGTCAGCCAATGGATGAAAGAACGACCATTTACTTTCAAACCAAAATATTAGGTGCACCTCATAAATTTAAAGAATCTGTGGAAGTTAAGGGAGCTATTGCTTTATTCGAAAAAGCAAGCAGGTTGAAAATAAAAAGGGATGAGCCTCTCATTCTGAATTTAGCCACATGCTATTTTAATGACAATCAATTTGATAAGGTAATAACGACACTTGATGAAATTAATTATAAACAGGCTACAGCACATTTAAAATATATTATTCTTAATACAAAAGGTATGGCGTATGTTTTGATGAATAAATATGAAGAAGCGATTGAGTTGTTCTCAAAAATGGTTGACTTGGAACCTAAAAGCCCAATGCCTTATATTTATTTAGGACAAAGCTATGCCGCCCTGTTGAAAAACGATCTTGCATTGCAATATTTTATAACGGCAGATGAACTAAAACAAAATGACCCACACATTAAATTGAATATAGGTTTATCATATGCGAGAAAAGGTAACAATAAAGAGGCTTTAAATGCATACGAATCAGCTATTGCAGCAGGTATGGTTAATGATCCAATATTATATTTTCAAAAAGGGTTAGTAGAACACAATCTGGGTTATTACGCCAGTGCATATGTAAGTTTGCAAAAGGCACGAGAATTGAAGTACCAAGACGATTCGCGTTTGCCAATATTATTAGCTACATGTTACTTGCATTGCTCTCTTTGGAAAGATGCTTTATCCGCCCTGGATGAGGTTCTATCTACTACGCCAGATGATTTAGGTGTTAAAAGTAACAAAGCTATTGTATTATTTAATCTGGGGGACTACAACGGTGCAATGAAAATTGCGGATTATTTAATAAACACTGGTAGTAATGAGCATATTAAAATAGCAGAGGAAATTAAAATGTATATAGAAATGAGAACTACAAAAATAATAAAACTTAAAGTATTTTAATTAACAAGATAAAGGATAAGTAACAATGAAAGGCGTCATCTTAGCCGGGGGCCTGGGATCCAGGCTGCGCCCCCTGACCAGCATCACCAATAAGCACCTGCTGCCGGTTTACGACCGGCCCATGATCTATTACCCCATCCAGACCCTGGTGCAGGCTGGGATCAATGACATCATGCTGGTGACCGGCGGCAACGCGGCCGGGGATTTCCTGCGTCTGCTGGGCAACGGCGAGGAGTTCGGGCTTAAGCACATCAACTACACCTACCAGAAGCGCGAGGGCGGGATCGCCGAGGCACTGGGCCTCTGCCGGCATTTCGTGGGCCAGGACAAGGTGGTGGTGATGCTGGGCGACAACATCCTGGACGGCTCAATCAAAAAGGCGGTCAGCGACTTTGAAAAACAGGAATCGGGCGCCAAGATCTTTTTAAAGACCGTGGACAATCCAAAAGAATACGGCGTAGCCGAGCTGAAAGGCCCGCTGGTCAAGAACATCATAGAGAAGCCCAAGAACCCCAAGAGCAACTACGCCGTCATCGGCATCTACATGTATGACGCCCAGGTCTGGAACATCCTGAAAACGCTGAAGCCCTCGGGCCGGGGAGAGCTGGAGATCACCGACGTCAACAATGCCTTCATCCAGAAAGGCCACATGACCTACGAGATCATCAAGGGCTGGTGGGGCGACGCCGGGTCATCCATCGAGGACCTGTGGCGGGTCAACCACTACATCGGCCAGAAGGCGGAACGGGCCAAGCGATGATCCTGGTCACCGGGGCCAAGGGGATGCTGGGCACCGACCTCTGCGCCGAGCTCAGCGCCCAGCACCAGGTCACGGGAGTGGACCTGGGCGATTTCGATCTGTCGCACAAGGAGGCGGTGGAGGCCATCGCCGACCTTAACCCCCAACTGGTGGTGCACTGCGCGGCCATGACCAATGTGGACGGCTGCGAGACCGATCCCGACCGGGCCTACCTGGTCAACGGGCTGGGAACCAGGCACGCGGCTTTGGCCTGCCAAAAACTGGACATCCCGATGCTGTACATCAGCACCGACTTCGTGTTCGACGGGACCAAGAGGGAGCCTTATTACGAATGGGACAGTCCCAATCCCCTGGGGCACTACGGCCGTTCCAAGCTGGCGGGGGAGACGGAGGTAATATCTCTACTGCACAAGTATTACATCGTCCGCACCTCCTGGCTCTACGGCCCCAACGGGAAGAACTTCGTGGCCAGCATCCTTAAAAAGGCCGGGGAGACCGGTCAGGTCAAAGTGGTGGACGACCAGACCGGCTCGCCCACCTACACCCGCGACCTTTGCAATGCCCTGTCAATGCTGGTTCAGAGCAACCTATACGGGGTCTATCACCTCAGCAACTCCGGGTCCTGCAGCTGGCATCAGTTCGCCAAAGCCGCCATGCAGCACGCCGGGGTCAAGGCCGAGCTGTTTCCCATCAGATCGCATGAATATCCCACGCCCACCAAACGGCCGGCCTATTCGGTGCTGAACAATTTCGCCTGGAACAAGGAGTTCAAAACACCCTTAAGGCACTGGGAAGAGGGCTTAAAGGATTACATCCGCGAAACCATGCATGTGCAATGTTAAAAAAATATCAGATATGAAACAGAACAAAGAGATCCAGGCCGTCAAGGCCGAGCTCTACAAGAGTTCGTTCGCCCTGCAGCAGACCGCGGTGCTGCAAGCCGCCAATATCCACAAGGCGGCTGAAATGATCCACCAGTCCTTAAAGACCGGGGGAAAACTTTTGATCTGCGGCAACGGGGGCAGTGCGGCCGACAGCCAGCATGTGGCCACCGAGCTGGTGGTGCGGTTCCAGAAGGAGCGGCGGGCCCTGGCCGCTTTGGCGTTGACCACCGACACCTCGCTTTTGACCGCCGAGGCCAACGACCACGGCTTTGACACCATTTTCTCCCGCCAGGTGGAGGCCTTGGGGAAAAAGGGCGACGTGCTTTTAGCCATCAGCACCAGCGGTAATTCCAATAACGTGCTGAAGGCGGTGCAGTCCGCCAGAAAACTGGGCTTGGCAACAATAGGCTTGTCCGGAGGGACCGGAGGGAAACTGAAGAAAGCCTGCCACCTGTGCCTGCTGGCCCCGGGCGGCGCCACCTGCCGGATCCAGGAATGCCATCTGGCCATGGAACACGTGATCTGCGACCTGGTGGAAGGCTGGCTGGGAAAGAAGTAGATCAGCATAGATGACCATTCAACCCGCAGTACGAATAAATTAAACACAGCACAAAAACCCCATGAACAACCGCTGGAAGATATTCAAGAACCTGGACATCCGGCTGGCCTCGCTGGTGCTGGCCATGCTGATGTGGTTCCATGCCGCCACCGAGCGGGAGTACCAGCAGAAGATCTACTGTCCGGTGCTGGTGTCCAACATTCCGTCCGGTTTTGTGCTGGCGGCCACGCCCCCCCTGGTGCCCTGCCAGATAAAGGCCAAGGGCAAGGACATGATAGTCTTCAAGCTTAATCCCCCAAAAGTGCTGGCGGATATGGCCAACCGCCAGGTGAAGAAACTGACCTTCGATCTGTCGCCGGAACTGCTTCGATACCCCTTCAACCTGAAGGCGGTGGAGGCAGCTTTCGTGATCAGCGAGATCACGGTCAACCTGGACCGTTTGGGGCAGAAGGAGGTCCGGGTTCTGCCCGATGTCTCCGGCATTCCAGCCAGCGGCTACATCGTCTGCGACAGCACGGCCGCCGAGCCTTCGCTGGTGATCATCTCCGGGCCCCAGCGCCTGCTGGAAAAAATTGACAGTGTTTACACCTGGCCGGTTAAGGTGGACGGCAGGTCGGAGAACCAGCGGGTCCGCTGCCGGGTGGCCCCCCCCGACACCCTGCTGTTCAGGGCGGAACCGGAATCGGTGTGGGTGAAGCTTTGCTTTGAAAAGACCCAGGAGAGGTTGTATAAAAACGTACCGGTGGCGCTTTTGAACCGTGGCCAGGGTTATCTGGTCAGCTTTTCGCCGGGAACCATCGACCTGGCGGTATCCGGGCCCCAGCAGGTGCTGCAGCAGGCCGAGGCCGGGCAGTTCAAAATCACCCTGGACCTTAAGGGGCTGGCCCCGGGCCATCACCGCCTGCAGGCAGTGATCGAGCTGTCGGACAAGCTGGAGCTGATAGCCGCCGATCCCCGCGACTTTGAGGTGGACATCAAATGATGATCCTGGGAATTGAAACATCCTGCGACGAGACGGCCGCCGCGGTGGTGCTGGACGGCAAAAAGATACTGTCCGACGTCATCTATTCCCAGACGGTGCACCGGCAGTACGGCGGAGTGGTGCCGGAGCTGGCTTCGCGCGACCACCTGAAGAAGATCGTTCCGGTGGTCAGGGAGGCTTTGACCCAGGCCGGAATATCTCCCAGCCAAATAGACGCCGTGGCCGCCACCAGCCGGCCCGGCTTAGCCGGAGCCCTGTTAGTGGGCTTTTGTTTTGCCCGGGGGCTGGCCCAAAGCCTGGACGTTCCCTTTGTTTCGGTCAACCACGTGGAGGCCCACGCCCAGGCCGCTTTTCTGAATGATCCGGAACTGAAGGTCCCCGCCGTGGCCCTGGTGGTCTCGGGCGGCCACACTTCGCTTTTTTACATCGATGCTGGTTTCCGGTTCTCCCTGATGGGCCAGACCCTGGACGACGCCGCCGGCGAGGCTTTTGATAAAGTGGCCAAGCTGCTGGGGCTGGGTTATCCCGGCGGTCCGGCCATTGAACAACGGGCGAAATTGTCATCTTCAGACAGGGTCGTTTTCCCCAAAGCCATGCTGGGGGCCCAAAGCCTGGATTTTTCCTTTTCGGGGCTCAAGACGGCGGTCCTGAATTACGTGCTGGATCCCAAGAACGGCGGCCGGGATAATTTGTCCCAAGAAATGATCAACGATGTCTGCCGGGGCTTTCAAACGGCGGCCTGTGCGGTGCTGGTGGAAAAACTTAAAAGGGCCTGCGACCTGGCCGGCTGCCAAAACGCCGCGGTGGCCGGCGGGGTGGCCGCCAACGGATTTCTGCGACAGGGCCTGGCCGAGCTGGAGCGGAGGGAAGGCCTGAAAATAGTGATCCCCGGCATCAGGCTCTGCACCGACAATGCGGCCATGGTGGCGGCCTGCGCTTCCAGGATGCTGGACCAGCACCAAAAAATATCCGACAATACAGTACAAGCAAGGGTCACATGGCCGAAATATCAAAATACCTGAACTGGCCCAAACTCATCCTGGCCTCGGGCTCGCCCCGGCGCAAAAGCCTGCTGCAGGCGGTGGGGGCTGATTTCAAGGTGGTCATTCCCATGGTGGATGAGGACGGGATAGAAAATCTTGTGCCTGAGACCGCGGTCAAGAAGCTGGCCAGGGAAAAGGCCCTGGAGGTCAGGGCTCGTCTTTCCCCGGCCGACCGGAAGCGCCTGATCGTGGCCGCCGACACGGTGGTGGCCTATAGGCATCACGTGCTGGGCAAACCGGAGAACGGGGCCGGGGCGGTAAGGATGCTGAGAATGCTCTCCGGCCGCTGGCACCAGGTCTTTACCGGCCTGTGCCTGATATCACCGCTTGACGGCAGGATCATCACCGGCTACGAGGTTACCAAGGTCAAATTCCGCCGTTTGTCCCCGGCTTATATCAACAATTACGTGGCCTCGGGCGAGCCGCTGGACAAGGCCGGGGCCTACGGCATCCAGGAGCTGGGGGCCCTGATCGTGGAAAAGGTGGACGGCTGCTATTTCAATGTGGTGGGCCTGCCACTGGTGAAGCTGGACAAGATGATCAGGAGACTCAATCTATAACCGGGGACCGTTTTTATCCGCAGATTTAGCAGATTAACTAAAATAATGATTATTTAATAGTAAATACGGTTTTACAAAATAATATTTCCTGTCCTTCCTGGCTTCATTATATGAAAATTCCCCGGTTTCTTTAGTGCTAATATATATTAAACCTTAAGGTGATTGGATAACATGATCAAGCCCATTGAATGGAAGAACGAAGGCATCGCGTTGATAGACCAGCGGGAACTGCCGGGGCGGCTCAAATACCTGAACTGCAATACGGTGGAAAAGCTGGCCTGGGCCATCGAGACCCTGGCGGTGCGCGGCGCTCCGCTGATCGGCATCGCCGGGGCCTACGGTCTGGCGCTGGGGGTCAGGCATTCTTCCAAGACCAGCCTGCCAAAGGATTTTGAGGCCGCCTTTCAGCGGATCAAGATCACCCGGCCCACTGCGGTCAACCTGTTCTGGGCG
This genomic stretch from bacterium harbors:
- a CDS encoding D-sedoheptulose 7-phosphate isomerase, which codes for MKQNKEIQAVKAELYKSSFALQQTAVLQAANIHKAAEMIHQSLKTGGKLLICGNGGSAADSQHVATELVVRFQKERRALAALALTTDTSLLTAEANDHGFDTIFSRQVEALGKKGDVLLAISTSGNSNNVLKAVQSARKLGLATIGLSGGTGGKLKKACHLCLLAPGGATCRIQECHLAMEHVICDLVEGWLGKK
- a CDS encoding CdaR family protein, which translates into the protein MNNRWKIFKNLDIRLASLVLAMLMWFHAATEREYQQKIYCPVLVSNIPSGFVLAATPPLVPCQIKAKGKDMIVFKLNPPKVLADMANRQVKKLTFDLSPELLRYPFNLKAVEAAFVISEITVNLDRLGQKEVRVLPDVSGIPASGYIVCDSTAAEPSLVIISGPQRLLEKIDSVYTWPVKVDGRSENQRVRCRVAPPDTLLFRAEPESVWVKLCFEKTQERLYKNVPVALLNRGQGYLVSFSPGTIDLAVSGPQQVLQQAEAGQFKITLDLKGLAPGHHRLQAVIELSDKLELIAADPRDFEVDIK
- the tsaD gene encoding tRNA (adenosine(37)-N6)-threonylcarbamoyltransferase complex transferase subunit TsaD yields the protein MMILGIETSCDETAAAVVLDGKKILSDVIYSQTVHRQYGGVVPELASRDHLKKIVPVVREALTQAGISPSQIDAVAATSRPGLAGALLVGFCFARGLAQSLDVPFVSVNHVEAHAQAAFLNDPELKVPAVALVVSGGHTSLFYIDAGFRFSLMGQTLDDAAGEAFDKVAKLLGLGYPGGPAIEQRAKLSSSDRVVFPKAMLGAQSLDFSFSGLKTAVLNYVLDPKNGGRDNLSQEMINDVCRGFQTAACAVLVEKLKRACDLAGCQNAAVAGGVAANGFLRQGLAELERREGLKIVIPGIRLCTDNAAMVAACASRMLDQHQKISDNTVQARVTWPKYQNT
- a CDS encoding Maf family protein codes for the protein MAEISKYLNWPKLILASGSPRRKSLLQAVGADFKVVIPMVDEDGIENLVPETAVKKLAREKALEVRARLSPADRKRLIVAADTVVAYRHHVLGKPENGAGAVRMLRMLSGRWHQVFTGLCLISPLDGRIITGYEVTKVKFRRLSPAYINNYVASGEPLDKAGAYGIQELGALIVEKVDGCYFNVVGLPLVKLDKMIRRLNL